From the genome of Nicotiana sylvestris chromosome 1, ASM39365v2, whole genome shotgun sequence:
ttttttttttttttctgtacaCCATGTGGTATTATACGTGACCTAGTTTGATTTGCACTTTTTGCTAAAAAGTAAAATCAATCAGTCAAATCAACCACTTTTTAGCCCCAAATTATCAGTAGTATTTAACAAGGTTACTAGCTGAAGTTACATGGAACTCTTTTTTAGTGTTGGTGTTTACAAGGACCTTATTAACAGACATTTGCCTTCAGTAAGTTCAACGGATACACAGAGCtgttatttttaaaaagaaaaaggattttagTCGTCGTAGTAGTAGTGGTAATAGTACTAGTTGTTGTATTATAAGTATCTACTTATTTGTATTATAAACCCCATTTATGAAAGGTGTGAAATTATTAACTATCACTTAAGGTATGAAGAAATTCTTCATTCATTATGTATACTGTATGCTAGAATGCAGCTCTTTTTCTTCCTCCTGCACTCTCCCGCCAATGGATAGCAACACACCCATAGTGGTAATAGTACTATTTGTTGTATTATAAGTATCTACTTATTTGTATTATAAACCCCATTTATGAAAGGTGTGAAATTATTAACTATCACTTAAGGTATGAAGAAATTCTTCATTCATTATGTATACTGTATGCTAGAATGCAGCTCTTTTTCTTCCTCCTGCACTCTCCCGCCAATGGATAGCAACACACCCATTGACGATGAACCCTTTCGTTGGTTTACCATTTGCTTCcatttgtgtgaaaaatttgtaGTGAGTAATGCAGTTGAATGCTGAATATTCATGCATATCATATGAGTATCATATATTCTGTTGTCATCATGTCCTCTGTTCTCGTGCCTTATGCTTAAAACTTTTATTTGTGGAACAGATTTATTTTCTAAGGGaacaaaaaagataaaatttgatgAAAGTGGAAGCCAGAGTAACCCTACTGTTGCATATAGCTGGCGGGAAGAATGCGAACACGAAAAAGGAAAGGTGTCATCAGGAGTTTTTGGCCGCTCTGATCCGTTTGCTATTCCGGACTTGCTTGAAGCGTTAGATTCTGGGAAGTTTGGAAGTGTCACCAGAGAGATTGAGGACCTTATTAAGCGGCGAATGAAGTTAGTGAACTCTTGTTTTGCAAGTGATCATTCACTTCCCAACAAAGTCTTGGAATTAGAAAGGAACTTTGAGAAAGGGGAGTTAAAAGGAAATCAGCTTGCGCCCGATGTAATTGACTTGGAGGACGAGCAGGAAGCTAAAGGCATTGCTTCAGCAGCAATGGTTCCCTCTACATGTTTTGGACCTTCAGTTGGGCCTGTTGTTATTATTGATTCAGATGATGAAGACAGTCAAAAAAACTTCATCTCTCCATCTCAGGGGATGATTCACACTCAGAAGAGTTCTATTTCTCCATTTCAGGGGATCCCCTTACAGAATGCTTTGATTGACTTTCAAGTTAAGGATTTTGTGGTAAGTACATTCTAGATTGTTAAATTCGTGGAAATTCTTTATGCCACTGTTTGGTGCTATCTTTGGTGATGATGTTATTCGAAGCAGCATCACTGAATTTGCATTTCTCAATTATCTTGTTTTTCGTGAAAAAGAAATCTTACTTGATCTGCTAGAGAAAATATCTGAGCATGTTCTGTAATTGATCATGGTGAAATATAAGCTCTGACCTCCAAATCTCAAATCATATAGATCACTACTATCTATCATGGAAGTGAAGTCATGATCTACCTCAACAGGAGGAATCTAACCACTCAGTCAGCAGGGtgaatttatttatttgttttaggAAGATGCAGGGTAATTTGTTGCTTCCAAGTAGTCCCTTGtcaaattattaaaatttaccttttAGAATATCATGGTATGCTCGACACTGTAAGAGTTAGGAGCATACGATATGTACCCTTGAACTTGAGGAGGAGTGTTAAGACTTAAGAATTTGGAAATTGTTAGTGGCAAGAGTCTATTCCTTGTAAATATGGGAAAGATGTAGAATCCCTGTTATTAAGAATAGGAATtactttctttttctgttttgaaTTACTTGTAAACACTATTTAAATCCTAATATACTTGTGGAATGATCGAGCAATTCATTTaagtcttcttttcttttctttctttgttggGGAGCGTGGGTCAGGGGTAAGGTGGGAGCATAAGCGGACAGGGAATGGACTTGAGGTTCTTGATCTCAATGCTTACCagtataaataataaatatgtGGCATCTTTAGGCTAAACAAAGGGATAGGAAGTGTGAAAATACCTATATGTGTGCATAAAGCTTTGACAACGTCTTCAGACAATCTAATGTGAAGATTGAGAAAGAGACCCTCTCTAATGTATTGATAGACCAATCAATCATCACACATCTTGCGTTTGATAAAAAAGGATACCACAATATGTCCGGGAAATCGGGAGGGGTGTTTAATATAGGattgttggaaacttcatcagaAACTCTTGACTGTCTGAGGCAACATCTTAAAgttaaattttattgaattgtgtgTCAATGGTATTTTTTCCTATCTCAGTAAATTCAGTTGCTATTTACATAGGATTTTAGAGTTTTCATCCTACGTTATGGAGGCCATGTGAGTATGTGCTTATACTGGCTAAAAGGGCATTtactgctatatatatatatatatttatttatttttgatatgGTAAATGCATTTACTGCTACATAAGTCTGATAAACACCAGATCATAATTTCTTGGTGATGAATACTGAAATTTTGTCCTTGTTCTGTGATCTTGAGCTCAGGAAATGATTTCATGATTTCTTAAAAACTGTTACTCTGTGAACTGTACAACTAGTAACATACATTTTTTATGGAAGGTAATATTTTATCAATAAATGGTACCAAGACTGAAGTTGTACAAAAGATCCTGGTGCAAATGTCATGCTCGTTCTAAGTCTTCGAGGAGTCAATAAGTTCCAGGATTTCACTTACATCAGTTACATCTTCCCGTCTACCCTTCAACAGTCCTATTCCTttctaccttttttttttttttgacgaaGTCCTGTCTACCCATATAAACAATACACACAACAGAATAGTATTCGGTACTCATCTAAATATCTTCCTGATCTTCTGTCCATTTCAGCTGTAAAGTAGTTGTTCCACATTCCTAGGCATCACTCACTGGATTCCTTAAGATTAAAGAATAAATTCCATATCTGCGAGGCCACTGTGCAGTGAATGAAGAGATGACTAACTGTTCAATCGTCTGTTCACACATAGCACATCTGCTGCATAGATTAACCCTCTTCTTCGTAGATTATCTTGTGTTATACAAAAGTCTAGAGCTTCAACCCACCCAAAACAAGCCACTTTAGGTGGAGCTATTGTTTTCCAAATTAGATTCCAAGGCTAATTGCTAATTCTAGGCTCATCTTGTTTCAATAACATCTTGTAACATGATCGGACTGGaaatttccataaatttctcATGTCCGGATGATAACTTTTCCGCACAGCTTTAGGGTGCAATTTATGAATTTTTCCTATTCCCACAACACAAGTGATCCTTAGTCCTCCTTTTCCCTGACACCCAATAATTTCATTAAATCTGAGATGTGAGAGCTGTGGAAATTGAATTTCAAAGGGTTATCCCCACAACGGAATTGATTGTTAATCCTTCTCCTCTTCCCTTAACTCCCCAAGAACAACATTGATCATCTTGTTTTATATATGATTGGCCCGGGTTCTCTTACGTCATTTTTATTTAGTCAAATTTCGTATGCTTCGCTGCTAATCTGTTTGAACAATGCCAGGGGCAGGGGAGGGATTCTGCTGAAAGACAGACTTTGATAGAAGTTGTAAGCCTCGGTGGAGAAGCTGAAATAAAGAAAGATAAAGGTGTTTATGTTGGTGTACAAGATGATGATGAGATTGATGATGGCACCGAGCAGCCCGATGAAGGTTTGACTGATATATGGAATGAGATGTCATTTGCTCTCGAATGCTCAAAGGTACATTTGTTTGATATTGTATTCAGCTGCATAGTCGAAACGTTGGTTATTTTGACCCTACAGCAATGAATAACTCTCTTTACTAGGTTCTGCCACTATATTTTAAACTGGGTTCTGGAATAGCGCCTAGCAATTTGGGAGAGAATTGATAATTCTCTGTGCTGGCAATTCTAAATTATCAGCTTCTTTTCGATGTTTCAATTGTTTATGTGTGTATTATTATTCTCCCAGCGAAATTTTAAACTTGCGCATGCAACTTCTATAGTCATTTCACTTTATTAGaaaaggttttgtagtcatttcaAAGGTGTTTACCATATACATCTATGGTTTCTCACTATAATACCCTTGTACCTTGCGattttcatttttggtttttTCCTTTGGGGGCAAGGGAGATGATGTATGTTTAGGTGTTAAAAGCCGAAGAGAATGGAGTTGCTGACACTCACTATGATGATGTTTTTTACGAAATGTCTGCTAAAAATATGTATTATTGTGTATTAGTTGGTAAAGATGGAAAATAAGATAGCTGTCTTAAACTATCACTCAATAAATGAGAAATGTTGTCTAGATGACAATGAATGGGATAGTAGTCTGCTTAACTTTAACGACAAATCACTAGATTGTGGGATTTTGCAAGACGCCATTGATCTGGTGGAACGGGTTGACTTTGCTCAGAAGTATGTAGAGGATGTGGAGGCAGATTACTTGTTCAACTAAAACCTGCTGCATTTGTACACTCAAAGGAAATTAGTTCCTTATTCAATTATAAGAAATATTTGATATTTACGATAGATAGTTGGTGAATTATGAGGATACTCATTTGTAATGAATGTTATATGTGTCGTAAAGTCAGGCAAAAATGATTGCTGAGCTGTTGACATAACTTCACTCATACGAGGGAATTGGTAAAGTGCAAAAGGGAACCCTTAAAAGCtggcctattttgtaatttttcctcAATCAACTTTGTAGCAAATTTGAAACTGAACTTCTTATAGAGTAATAACTAAAAAGATGCCTGCCTCTTTTTATGTTTGATTAGAAACTACCTGTCAAGAAGAGTCCGTGAAAACATGAATAGAAAGATATGGCAGAATCAAGCATATCAAAGATGAACATGAAGCATCAATTTCGTGAAGCATGTAAAGTATTATGCTTTGAATTGTTTGAATTTAAGACTCTCGGGCCTTAGCTTTCTTGGAGTCCTACTGCAAAGTACTCCAATTGTGAAACAAATGTGGGAGTTCCCATAAAAGGGTAGGTTGGGTCCGGAGGAGTTTTGGTCAAAGAATTGAACAATTCTGATGGAGGAAGCTTCATTACCTCCTCCCGGAGCGATGATAGATGATGCAACCTCAATTGAGGAGTTGTGGAATTAAGGATTGCTAAAATTCTTTATAAAAATTGAAACATGTATATGATATAGATTCGTCTTTTAAGTTTCTGCAATCCTTTCAGGATTTGTAGGGGAATGCAATACCTTTTGTAAATCTCACTCTGTAATACCATCATGTGCTTTTATGTATAGAAGTCTTACTTGAaagagtgtgtgtgtgtggggtggggggtggggggagaGAGCCTGGTGCACTAATTCCCCCTATGCGTGGGGTCTAGGGAAGGGCTGGAACTTGTTGGGCCTATTGTACACAACCTTACCTTTCATATTTGCAGGAGGCTGCTCCCACGGCTTGAACCTTCTCGTGGTCACACGGCGGTAACTCTTACGATTGCCTCAAGGCTCTCTTAAAGAAAAAATCTTATCAAAAGTAAAAAAAGGATTGCGCAAAATAAGCTTGGTTGATTGAAGTGAGCGTCTCTTGAGCTTGGCATGCAAGCAACAAGAAATTGGCTTTGTAGCCATGTACACTGTACAGTGTGGAATAGACTCCACTATGGCCTGATGTACACATTGTCTAAGGAAAAAGAAACAACAGATGCATCGAGTATGCTCCATTCAGTGTTTACTATGAATTATAACTGTGATATCTAGCCTTATTATTCATACGTTTTAGTTTCTTCTGCCTTTTCCATAATTTACTTTCATAAAGTGAATTCTTTCAGTTTGGTTTCTTGTGAACCTTTTTATGAATTTGTCCAGGATTATATGCAAATGGTCGCAAAAGCTAAAATATGAAAAGAAAGGACTAAGCTTGAGTGGAGATCACATTATACCTTGGACCAGTATTAGCACTGTACATCTGAGTGCGCTTTAAAATCATAGTAGACTACATCACTTGCAGTACCTTCTTGGTAGAATCTCTAGGAAACATTTGCTGTATTGGCATTTATCTATCTACAAAATTGCCTTACGCTCACGTTCCTTTTTTCCAACCACATGTCAAGTTGTACATTTCAAATGATCACATCAAAACACACGTGCAGTTGCAATTCAAAGAGAGTATTTCTTCTAATGTTAGAGTCAACAGTTTGCCTTGTTGTATATGTAAATTGTTCTTTCCTGGCTATTAGATATTCTACGTTATATTTGACTGTTGCATGTAAAAATAGGATGTTGCTGCTGAACCTTCACCAAATGAGCATACAGTTGAAGAGGAAGACGAGTGTGATCATTCCTTCATCTTGAAAGATGATATTGGTTATGTCTGTCGTATATGCGGAGTCATTCAGAGAAGCATTGATACCATCATTGAATTCCAGTATTCAAAGGTCCGGCTTTCAATCCTTGATCATCTTTTGTTTTGGATATTGTGCTTGGGAAAAAATTAGTACATTGATCATGATTATTTGTGTTAACTGTTTTTTGCTAAATCATCTGAACTGCTTTGGACCTTGATGATTAAGTTGTGTAGCATCTGTCATTTCTATTAACCCAGTTTACTGCCTGTCTTAGATGAATGTTTATTTGACTTAGAAACAAATGCTGGGTGAGAACCGAAAGTAACTTGTCATCCTTCCTTACTGAGTCCGAAAAGTTAACCATTTTTTTGGTATTCTCATTCTGTGGAAAATGGAACTCTTATAACTTTCTAAATACTAAAACATCAGAAGGAAATGAATGATGGTTTTGTTACTATAAGAAGAAATTGCATAAGCTTTTTTCGCAACTGTTCGGGGAGGTGGTTAGGTTATCAAAAGCTTTGATTGGCTCATTTTTGTGACCCTGTCTTAACCAGTCTGAGGTAGCATTTTGGGCTGGTTTAATACAAGTCATTTACTTAATTAGTTGGCCTTCTAATCTAAGTATCTGGAATTATTTCACAGACGTTCTTTTTGCGTTTTTTTAACAGGCCTCCAAGAGTATAAGAACGTACCACTATGAAGGTCGGTCAGCCAAGGATATAGGGCATGCTGAACTCCTTCCTGAGGGCATCATTTCATCTGATGACATTGATACGACTGAAATTTGTGTTCATCCAAGACACAAGAAACTGATGAAAGCTCACCAAGTTGAGGGATTTAATTTTCTTGTTAGCAACTTGTTGAAAGATAAAGGAGGCTGTATCATGGCTCACGCCCCTGGATCTGGCAAGACTTTCATGATAATCAGCTTCCTACAGAGTTTTATGGCCAATAATGATAGAGCTAGGCCTTTGGTGGTGTTACCTAGAGGAATCTTGGCTACATGGAAGAAAGAGTTCTTGAGGTGGCAGGTAGATGAAATTCCCCTCTATGACTTCTACTCAGTAAAAGCAGATAATAGATCTCAACAATTGGAAGTTCTGAAGCAATGGTCACAGGAAAGAAGTATTCTTTTTCTAGGCTATAAGCAGTTCTCAACAATCGTGTGTGACAATGTTGGCAGTACGACTGCAGCTGCTTGTCAGGAGATTCTGTTGAAGTGCCCATCAATTCTCATTCTTGATGAAGGGCACACTCCGCGGAACCAAGACACTGATGTTTTGACTTCACTCGAGAAGGTCCAGACGCGACTAAAGGTGGTGCTTTCTGGCACCCTCTACCAAAACCATGTTAAAGAGGTCTTTAACATTCTGAACCTTGTGCGGCCAAAATTTCTCAAGTTGGAAGATTCCAGAAACATCAAAAGGACAATACTGAGCAAAGTGGCCAGCTCAGGCAGAAAGAACCTCTTGAAGAAAAGTAATGATAATGATTTTTATGAGTTAGTAGAGCATACATTGTTAAAGGATGACAATTTCTCAAGGAAGAGTTCTGTCATACTAGGTCTGCGGGATATGACCAGTAAAGTGCTTCACTATTACAAGGGAGACTTCCTCGAAGAACTTCCAGGATTGGTGGATTACACTGTCCTTCTAAACCTCCATCCTAAGCAGAAAAGTGAAGTTGCAGAGCTGAAGAAACTGGGAAGAAAGTTCAAAATCAGTTCTGAAGGAAGTGCAATGTATGTGCACCCACAATTGAAGAGCCTTTCAAGAAACTTTTCTGTTAAAGAAAGAGTTGATGAAGAGAAGATTGATATGCTCTTAGAGAATTTGGAAGTGAGGGAAGGAGTGAAGGCCAAATTCTACCTTAACCTGCTGCAGCTGTGTGAATCAAAAGGTGAAAAACTGCTAGTGTTTAGCCAGTACCTCTTGCCTTTGAAATTCTTGGAGAGGTTGACTGTTAGGACTAAGGGTTACAGTCTGGGGAAGGAAATATTTCTGATCACTGGTGATTCAGACTCGGAAACCAGGGAGTCATCAATGGAACGGTTTAACACTTCAGCAGATGCTCGTGTTTTCTTTGGTTCAATTAAGGCATGTGGTGAAGGAATATCACTTGTTGGGGCATCTCGGATTATCATATTGGATGTACATCTCAACCCGTCAGTAACCCGTCAAGCAATAGGGCGTGCATTCCGACCAGGTCAGGTCAGGAAAGTATACACTTACAGATTGATAGCCTCAGGTTCACCTGAGGAGGAAGATCATCaaacttgttttaaaaaggagtCTATTGCAAAGTTGTGGTTTGAGTGGAGTGAGTATTATGCCCAGCCCGATTTTGAGATGGAGACTGTCAATATTGAAAACTGTGATGATATGTTTTTGGAATCACCACGTCTTAATGAGGATGTGGTGGCTCTGTACAAAAGGTCAGCGAGAATTACTTTCTGAGTGGATACTTTCTATGGTATTTTGACTAGTATTTCTGATCCCTTTTTCCATTTTCAGGTAGACTGATTGAGAAGTATCAAACAGCTCAAGTGTAGATGTGGTCATCTAACAAATGGTGGATCCGTTGTGCCAATGAAAGCTTAGGGGGGTCTGACAGGAAATGCTGTGTTATTTGCAGACTGCATATTATCTGGCAATTATTTTTGTCCAGAACATGTCAATGTTCAAACTGATTGTAAATATTTTTCCATGTCATAGACTTCTTGTTGTGTAAATCTCTTTATTGTGCCTCCTCTTTAATCTTATTCCGTAGTAGATGTTATAGATAGAGATCTGAAAGGAAATTCGTAGACCTCACTTCCACCGAGGTTACTTTGCTATCGTTTCCCctctcgtttttttttttttttttgcacctCGAAAAGGACCGGTTTGAATTATGAGGTTGATTAAACTTGATTAGCAGCAGAAATAGTTTGGAACTTAGAGATCTACCACCACGAAATCTTCTCTAACCCTCTTGGTGATCTGTGACAGCACAAAACTTGGTATGAAGCTGGCTCTCAAAGTTCTGCTTGGGTAGGAAAAGAAGATACAATATGAGACTAGGCTGAGGCTAAGAGATCAGGAAATGTATATAACATATTTCCAACTATACAACAACTATGTTCAATCTCAAGCAAGTTGGGACCGACTGTATACCAAATTCCAACTATCAAAAACAATAATATCTGTTATATCTTTACAGACTTTACAGAATTAATAACTTGGGGAACTTCCCATCCAATAGTTTGCTATATTACAACATTGATTAATGAGACTATTACATCACAGTGAACTTGACTGCAAGCTTTAGAGTAACCAGCTGAGCGAAGCTGAATGCCTCTTGGATGAAACTTGCAGTTTAATTCTACGTCACATATCATGCTACTAAATCATGTAGCAGATGGGAGGAGCCAAAAAGGATGCTGCCTGTTCCCAGAATCCAAACAGTTGAATTCTGTTGTCTCAGAGACCATAGTAGTAGGTGCTGTACTATATATCTCATCTACCCTTAATGGTACATAACTACCGTGAGACTCGATAGACATCGGTAGGCTGCTTCCTTCACCTTGCTGCAACCCCAATGTAAGTGAAACTCCATCAGGAAGTACATTTCCACTTCCAAATCTACCAAAATCTGAGAATCTATCATTGCCTTGAACAAATGTGTCCTGAAAAAGAGTGCAATTATCCATAGCAGGCCGGGGTTCGTCTCTATGAGTTTGATTTTCCATTCCAGATTGACTTTGAGTTTCTGCATTATTTGCTCCTTCCATTTCTACATCAGCAACATGGTTTGATTTTGACTCCAAGATTTGGTCACTATTGTACTGCTCATATTCTGAGGTTTCATTATGTTTCAATTCTTCTATTTCTTCGACTTTTGAGTCTTTCGTTGCAAATCTGGAGGCAAATTCTGATGGAGAGTTTGAGTCCATTTCAATATCACCAGCTTCTTCTTTGTACATTTCCTCAACCATAGGCTTCCAAAGACGTACCCGTGCATTTATAAACCAATTTGATACCTGAGACATGACATCAGTTAACGAAATATTAAGCCAGTATCAAACGCCCACTAATGCAAAAGAACCAAACGCCTACAATATATTTTCCATTGGAAACTGCCTACTGTTTGAAACCAAATgaaattttctttaacaaactgAAGACTCTGTTCAGTGCATTAAAGTTTTCCTGCCGAAATTTAAAATCTTTGAGTAGCTGCACAGATGCAGGAAGGAGCCCTTTGCCACTGGACTTAAATGATTCAATCGACTTAAAATTCAAGAACTCCTTTTCAATAAACTTCTAATCAGTTAAGGCCAATAATTGTTGACGACTAAATGATCCCTGAATGTTATCAGTGATGTAGAAACTTCCAACACTGGTGGTTAACTGACTTAAGTTTTTTAATGCAGATCCGTAAGGCAGTTAAACCTGGCAACTTATCCTGACTGCAGCAAATACTGAAATACCTTGACACTGGAAACTTTAATTATAAGATGACTATGAGAAACAAACAGCCTGGGTACCATAAATGTCACATTTAAAGATTTTATACAGCCCTAGCATTTTAGAGCGACTCATGGTAAGAAGACCGTAGTTTCAACATGTTCTATTGCTTTTTTCATCTGGATGATCACTAGCTAATAAACATTCTTTTCATGAACAAATAATTCCACTCCAGGATGCAATAATCGACGTACCTAAGGTCTGCAAGTCAAAGATAGGAAAAATGTACTCACTAAAGTAAGACCAATGGAAAATGTTTCAGATATAAAAATACACATGCTGAAGGAACAATGTCATTCTTATAATAATCAATCTCTAGCATGCCAACTTTCACTATTTTGAGATCACTAATAAGCGTATACGCACTGTCTTAGAGAGTCTTCTATTAAAACAATTCTTTTGAAGAAACATAAACATC
Proteins encoded in this window:
- the LOC104210619 gene encoding protein CHROMATIN REMODELING 35 isoform X1, with the translated sequence MAMDLGSRFVNPTAKRLQPCSPRDLFSKGTKKIKFDESGSQSNPTVAYSWREECEHEKGKVSSGVFGRSDPFAIPDLLEALDSGKFGSVTREIEDLIKRRMKLVNSCFASDHSLPNKVLELERNFEKGELKGNQLAPDVIDLEDEQEAKGIASAAMVPSTCFGPSVGPVVIIDSDDEDSQKNFISPSQGMIHTQKSSISPFQGIPLQNALIDFQVKDFVGQGRDSAERQTLIEVVSLGGEAEIKKDKGVYVGVQDDDEIDDGTEQPDEGLTDIWNEMSFALECSKDVAAEPSPNEHTVEEEDECDHSFILKDDIGYVCRICGVIQRSIDTIIEFQYSKASKSIRTYHYEGRSAKDIGHAELLPEGIISSDDIDTTEICVHPRHKKLMKAHQVEGFNFLVSNLLKDKGGCIMAHAPGSGKTFMIISFLQSFMANNDRARPLVVLPRGILATWKKEFLRWQVDEIPLYDFYSVKADNRSQQLEVLKQWSQERSILFLGYKQFSTIVCDNVGSTTAAACQEILLKCPSILILDEGHTPRNQDTDVLTSLEKVQTRLKVVLSGTLYQNHVKEVFNILNLVRPKFLKLEDSRNIKRTILSKVASSGRKNLLKKSNDNDFYELVEHTLLKDDNFSRKSSVILGLRDMTSKVLHYYKGDFLEELPGLVDYTVLLNLHPKQKSEVAELKKLGRKFKISSEGSAMYVHPQLKSLSRNFSVKERVDEEKIDMLLENLEVREGVKAKFYLNLLQLCESKGEKLLVFSQYLLPLKFLERLTVRTKGYSLGKEIFLITGDSDSETRESSMERFNTSADARVFFGSIKACGEGISLVGASRIIILDVHLNPSVTRQAIGRAFRPGQVRKVYTYRLIASGSPEEEDHQTCFKKESIAKLWFEWSEYYAQPDFEMETVNIENCDDMFLESPRLNEDVVALYKR
- the LOC104210619 gene encoding protein CHROMATIN REMODELING 35 isoform X2, giving the protein MAMDLGSRFVNPTAKRLQPCSPRDLFSKGTKKIKFDESGSQSNPTVAYSWREECEHEKGKVSSGVFGRSDPFAIPDLLEALDSGKFGSVTREIEDLIKRRMKLVNSCFASDHSLPNKVLELERNFEKGELKGNQLAPDVIDLEDEQEAKGIASAAMVPSTCFGPSVGPVVIIDSDDEDSQKNFISPSQGMIHTQKSSISPFQGIPLQNALIDFQVKDFVGRDSAERQTLIEVVSLGGEAEIKKDKGVYVGVQDDDEIDDGTEQPDEGLTDIWNEMSFALECSKDVAAEPSPNEHTVEEEDECDHSFILKDDIGYVCRICGVIQRSIDTIIEFQYSKASKSIRTYHYEGRSAKDIGHAELLPEGIISSDDIDTTEICVHPRHKKLMKAHQVEGFNFLVSNLLKDKGGCIMAHAPGSGKTFMIISFLQSFMANNDRARPLVVLPRGILATWKKEFLRWQVDEIPLYDFYSVKADNRSQQLEVLKQWSQERSILFLGYKQFSTIVCDNVGSTTAAACQEILLKCPSILILDEGHTPRNQDTDVLTSLEKVQTRLKVVLSGTLYQNHVKEVFNILNLVRPKFLKLEDSRNIKRTILSKVASSGRKNLLKKSNDNDFYELVEHTLLKDDNFSRKSSVILGLRDMTSKVLHYYKGDFLEELPGLVDYTVLLNLHPKQKSEVAELKKLGRKFKISSEGSAMYVHPQLKSLSRNFSVKERVDEEKIDMLLENLEVREGVKAKFYLNLLQLCESKGEKLLVFSQYLLPLKFLERLTVRTKGYSLGKEIFLITGDSDSETRESSMERFNTSADARVFFGSIKACGEGISLVGASRIIILDVHLNPSVTRQAIGRAFRPGQVRKVYTYRLIASGSPEEEDHQTCFKKESIAKLWFEWSEYYAQPDFEMETVNIENCDDMFLESPRLNEDVVALYKR